The DNA segment TTTATCCCTTTCAACCCAAGTGGGTTGCTGGTGTTTCAGGATGAGGATAAAGCTCGACCTGGAGCCCGATGAAAGCTTTCCCTTCTATGCCGTTGGAAAACACGCAGTTCAGGCGATGATATACACCCACCTCTCGGGGACGGAATACGAGTCGCTCCACGACAGGAGAGGATTCAAGTTCTTCACTTTCTCGGACATCTTCCCCAGCGGCCGTTTTCAGCCCGGAGAAAGGAAGAGCCTGATAATCAGCTCCCCGGACGGGGGCTTCATAGAGACCCTCTACGAGAGGCTCCTGCCGAACGAGAAGATTTACCTCGGAAGGCACGCGCTGAACGTCGTCTCAATCAAGAAGTTCAGCCTGAGGCCTGGGAAGGCCTTCATAACCGGCTCTCCAGTGGTGCTTTCGGCTCCCGGTCGCGGGCGCTTCTTCACCTTCCACCACCACAGGAGCCTGCCCTACTTCATCGAAAAGCTCACCGAGAACGCCATCAAGAAATACGAGGCATTCACGGGCGAAAGCCTCACCCTCGACTCCCCCATCTTCACCGCCATGGTTCCGAGGCTCAGGAAAAAGGGCTGGTTCGACATCTACGTGAGGGTGAACATCAGGGGGCGCTACTTCGACGTCCCCGGCACGACTTGGGAGTACCTGGAGGCCCCGATAAACCTCGACAACCGGGAGTTCTACTCATTTCTGATGGACGCGGGCATAGGTGAACTTAACTCCCTCGGTTTCGGTTTCATAAATCCCCTCAGGGGGAGAAGAGTCACGGGTGGGGCCAGTTGAGGAACGCCCTCGGTGGGCTGATACTCCTCGTCGAGATGCTGCCGTGATAGCGGCTCACGCGGCATTAAAAAGAAAACTGCTCTAAAGCCGCCGGTTCAGGGAACGCGCCATCTCGTTGAGCAGGTCTTTTAGTGAGTAAACGTCCAGATCAACGCGGTAGAGGCTCTCCTCCGGCGCAACGTCCTGAATCTCCTGCTTCGTGTACTCGGCCTGGCAGTCGCCCTTTATAGCCTCAAGGGCCATCGCGACGCTCACGAGCGTTTTTCCGCCGGTTACGTCGAAGGTAACTTCACCGCTCTCTTTCTTCAGTATCTCCCCGAGGGCTCCCTTTATAGCCTCCCTGCACTCCTCCACGTCGTCGAAGTTTCCGGCGGGAACCATCACGAACTCGATAACACCCTCCCCGCTACCGATGCTCTCTCTCCTGCCGTCCGGCCACCTGATGAGAACCGGCCTTCCCGTGCACTCCGAGAGCTTCAGGAAGAAGGCCCTCATCTTGGCCTCGAAGGCGGAACCCTGCGCATCGAATCCCCTCTCACTCAGGTATTCCCGAGCGTACTGGGTCGTTCTGTCATCTTTCCAGTTGAGGATAGATTCTGAGACGAGGAGGAAGACCCTCTCAAGCCTCGGGAGATGGTAGCTAATCGCCTGAAATAGGGGAACTATATTCTGTCTCTTCTGTCTCTTTGGTCCGTTGTTGAGCTCCGCGCTGTTCCTCCTGAGCATATCGCAGTCGGCATGGAGAACCCTGTCCGCGTCCCAGCTTGGAATGCTCAGAGCGGTGACGAGGTACCGCGTTTTCCTGAGTTCCCGCCTTTCACTCCTCTTCTGCTTTGGCTCCACCAGCCAGTATGTCAGCAGGGCTATGGAGGATGTGTAGAGTATCGCCCCAATGGTCCCGAGGGGTTCACCGTTCGATACGCTGTCGGGAAGCCACGCCGTCAGGACGCCCGCGAGCAGTATGAACAGCAAAACTCCCAGGAGGCTCTCAACCTGACCGAGCACTAGTCCTATAAACTGCACAGACAGGAAGGCCTCCAGTCCCACTTCTGACTTCTTCCGGGCTCGGTGATACATGAACAGAGAGATAACAAAGACTATCACCGACGCTATCAAAAACGGAGGGTATCTCACTATGTTGGAGGGCACATAGAACGCAGCGAGGGGAATCAACAGGAGCACCATCCAGAGGAGGTCTCTTCTATTGAGCCGCATGGATTGAGATATCCCGCAACCCTTTAAAACCCTCTCCCTCAGCCTAACCCGGTGGTGAGTGATGAGGATAGCGGTCATCGATTACGACAGGTGTAACCCCGACAAGTGCGGCAACTTCCTGTGCGAGCGCGTCTGTCCGGTCAATCGAATGGGCGGAGAGGCGATAATCATAGACGAGGAGAACTACCGCCCGGTGATCCAGGAGGCGAGCTGTACGGGCTGCGGAATCTGTGTGCATAAGTGTCCCTTCAACGCGATAACCATAGTGAACCTCCCGGAGGAGCTTGAGGAGGGCTGCGTCCACCGCTATGGAGTAAACGCCTTCGTCCTCTACAGGCTTCCGGTGGTCAAGGACGGCATGGTCGTCGGTATCCTCGGACCGAACGGAACCGGTAAGACCACCGCGGTTAAGATACTCGCCGGCCAGCTCCTGCCGAACCTCTGCGGCGACAACGAGGATTGGGACAACGTCATCAGGGCATTCCGCGGCAACGAGCTCCAGAACTACTTCGAGAAGCTCAAGAACCGGCAGATTAAACCTGTAGTCAAGCCCCAGTACGTGGACTTAATCCCCAAGGCGGTTAAGGGCAAGGTTCGGGACCTGCTCAAGAAGGCCGACGAGGTTGGAAAATTCGATGATGTGGTCAGAGAGCTTGAGCTGGAGAACGTCCTCGACAGGGACATAAAACACCTCTCCGGCGGTGAGCTTCAGCGCGTGGCCATAGCCGCGGCGATACTCAGGGACGCGCACTTCTACTTCTTCGATGAGCCGTCCAGTTACCTCGACATAAAGCAGAGGCTCAAGGTGGCCAGGATAATCCGCCATCTGGCCGATTCGGGCAAGGCGGTTCTCACCGTTGAGCACGACCTGGCGGTTCTGGATTATCTCAGCGATGTCATTCACGTCGTCTACGGTAAGCCCGGCGCCTACGGTATATTCTCCCAGCCGAAGGGCACGCGCAATGGAATAAACGAGTTCCTGCGCGGCTACCTGAAGGACGAGAACGTCCGCTTCAGGCCCCAGGAGATAAGGTTCACCAAATCCAGCGAGAGGAAGAGCCAGGAGGGCGAGATACTGGTTGAGTACCCGAGGCTGGTGAAGGACTACGGCGGCTTCAGGCTCGAGGCCGAGCCCGGAGCGCTCTACATGGGCGAAGTCGTGAGCATCGTCGGCCCCAACGGAATCGGTAAGACCACCTTCGTGAAGATGCTCGCGGGCGTCGAGAAGCCCACCGAGGGAGAGGTCGATTGGGAGCTGAAGGTTTCCTACAAGCCGCAGTACATCAAGGTCGACTACGAGGGGACCGTCTATGATCTCCTGAGCAAAATAAACGCGGGGAAGCTCCTCAACAGCTTCTACAAGACGGAACTTCTCAATCCGCTCGGAGTTCCGGACCTCTACGACAAGCAGGTGAACGAGCTGTCGGGCGGTGAACTTCAGAGGGTTGCAATAACCGCGGCACTCATCCGCGACGCGGACCTGTACCTGCTCGACGAGCCCTCCGCGTACCTCGACGTCGAGCAGAGGTTGGCGGTTTCAAGGGCGATAAGGCACCTGATGGAGAAGGAGGGCAAGACCGCCCTCGTCGTCGAGCACGACGTTCTCATGATAGACTACATCAGTGACAGACTCATGGTCTTCGAGGGCGAGCCAGGGAAGCACGGTAAGGCACTGCCGCCCACCGGGATGCGCGAGGGCATGAACCGCTTCCTCGCGGGGGTCGGCATAACCTTCAGACGCGACCCGGACACGGGCAGGCCCAGGGCCAACAAGGAGAACAGCGTCAAGGACAGGGAGCAGAAGGAGATAGGCGAGTACTACTACGTCGCCCCGTGATTCTTTTTTCTGTTTGCTCTTTCCCAAACCCTCTTCGGCCAAAATCACGGGGTTTTGTGCCCCTGTAAACTTAAATAAACGTTGACTAACGTTGTTTAACGATAAGCTATGAAAAAGCCCGTAAAGAGGGACTATGCTGAACAGACATGAATCTAAGACTACGATTTCGTGAAAAAAGCTTAAATATGACAGTCTTCAAAAAGAAAAGCGAGGTGAAGCGCCATGGTGTGGAAAAAAGCTATTGCATTGCTCTTTGGTTTGATGATGGTGGCGACGACCGTGTCCTTCGGCCACGTGTCCGCCGCAGATACCAGCGTGACCGTCATACTCGTCAGCGACAACGAGGCTGACTGCACACTGGCCCAGTACCTCGCCAACATGACCGGCGCGGTGGTCGTGACGACCCCCTGGGGGGTCTATGACCCGAACGTCACGGCGAACGTGATGAGCTACGGCCCGGATAATGTTATAATAATTGGGGGACCCGATGCCGTCGTCGATAGGTATCTGGATGATCTCGGGGAACTCAACATCACCGTCGAGCGCTGGTGGGGCAGGAACCGGTACGAGACCAACCTGGCGGTCATAGGAAACGCAACCGCCAAGCTCAGGATAAAGTTTGAGAACAATGTGATAGTGGTTCCCGGCAACGACACCGCCGCGATCAAGGTCGCCCTCAGGAAGGCCGTGAAGGTTCACGGGGTGATAATCTTCGCCAACGACACCACCAACATAACCAGAGTCATGATGAAGATAGAGGCCCACCCGAAGAACATGACCCTCATCAGAAGCCAAGTCATGATGGAAATGGCCGAGAGACTCAGGGAGAGGTTCGAGAACCGCGTCGGGGCCAACGTCACAGAGATCGATGTCAACATAACCCCTGAGATGGCGATGGAGGCCATTAACACGAGCGAAGAGCGCATTGCCTCCGCCGAGGAACTGCTCGCGAACGTTACCCTGCCGCCCCAGATGGACCGGGTCGCGGAGAAGATGCTGAACCTCGCCAAGAAGGAGCTTGAGAGAGCCAGGAACGCCTATGACGACGGTGAGTACGGAAGGGCCTACGGGCAGGCGACGGCCGCAAAGGCCCACGCCGAGTTCGTCATAAGGATGGCCTCGAAGGAGTGGCAGAACAGGGTGAGGATCGACGCCGCTGTGATGGCGAGGGTGTTCCTGCACCGCGTGGAGATACAGCTCAGGATCATGGAGAAGTCGGGAATGAACGTCACCAAGATAGAGACCCTCGTTGACCAGCTCAAGACCGCCATCGAGAACAAGGACTACGACGCTATCGATGCCCTGATGGCGCAGATCAGGCAGGAGCTGCTCCAGATGTACGCCCACGGAAAAGGCAAGTTCAGGGAGCACATCCTTCTCCCGGACCGTGCCGGACGCTGGCAGCCGTGAGGGCTGCCCTCCCCCGTTCTTTCATATTCTCGCCGCTCCGCCCGACAGTCCACGTATTCTGAAACACTCATCCTCGGGCAAAGTCTTTAAGCATTCACCTGTTATGTCGTACAGACACAAAGGAATTCAGGGGGATCAAGATGCTGCCTGTGGGTAAAATTCCACCGGAAAAACTCAGAGAGCTTGTTTTCAACCGCCTCGGGGCCAGGGGAGAGAGGGTGATAATCGGGGCCGATCTCGGGGTGGATGCGGCCGCGATAGACTTCGGAGAGACGGTTCTCGTTGCATCGACCGACCCCATAACCGGTGCCGGGGAGGGAATAGGTTTCTACGCGGTTCACGTCAACGCCAACGACGTGGCCACCTTTGGGGCCAGACCGAAGTGGTTCCTCGCTTCAATTCTCCTCCCCGAGAACTCCGACGATGCCATCCTCTCGGGGATA comes from the Thermococcus celericrescens genome and includes:
- a CDS encoding ribosome biogenesis/translation initiation ATPase RLI; its protein translation is MRIAVIDYDRCNPDKCGNFLCERVCPVNRMGGEAIIIDEENYRPVIQEASCTGCGICVHKCPFNAITIVNLPEELEEGCVHRYGVNAFVLYRLPVVKDGMVVGILGPNGTGKTTAVKILAGQLLPNLCGDNEDWDNVIRAFRGNELQNYFEKLKNRQIKPVVKPQYVDLIPKAVKGKVRDLLKKADEVGKFDDVVRELELENVLDRDIKHLSGGELQRVAIAAAILRDAHFYFFDEPSSYLDIKQRLKVARIIRHLADSGKAVLTVEHDLAVLDYLSDVIHVVYGKPGAYGIFSQPKGTRNGINEFLRGYLKDENVRFRPQEIRFTKSSERKSQEGEILVEYPRLVKDYGGFRLEAEPGALYMGEVVSIVGPNGIGKTTFVKMLAGVEKPTEGEVDWELKVSYKPQYIKVDYEGTVYDLLSKINAGKLLNSFYKTELLNPLGVPDLYDKQVNELSGGELQRVAITAALIRDADLYLLDEPSAYLDVEQRLAVSRAIRHLMEKEGKTALVVEHDVLMIDYISDRLMVFEGEPGKHGKALPPTGMREGMNRFLAGVGITFRRDPDTGRPRANKENSVKDREQKEIGEYYYVAP
- the cas6 gene encoding CRISPR-associated endoribonuclease Cas6 → MRIKLDLEPDESFPFYAVGKHAVQAMIYTHLSGTEYESLHDRRGFKFFTFSDIFPSGRFQPGERKSLIISSPDGGFIETLYERLLPNEKIYLGRHALNVVSIKKFSLRPGKAFITGSPVVLSAPGRGRFFTFHHHRSLPYFIEKLTENAIKKYEAFTGESLTLDSPIFTAMVPRLRKKGWFDIYVRVNIRGRYFDVPGTTWEYLEAPINLDNREFYSFLMDAGIGELNSLGFGFINPLRGRRVTGGAS
- a CDS encoding cell wall-binding repeat-containing protein, which encodes MVWKKAIALLFGLMMVATTVSFGHVSAADTSVTVILVSDNEADCTLAQYLANMTGAVVVTTPWGVYDPNVTANVMSYGPDNVIIIGGPDAVVDRYLDDLGELNITVERWWGRNRYETNLAVIGNATAKLRIKFENNVIVVPGNDTAAIKVALRKAVKVHGVIIFANDTTNITRVMMKIEAHPKNMTLIRSQVMMEMAERLRERFENRVGANVTEIDVNITPEMAMEAINTSEERIASAEELLANVTLPPQMDRVAEKMLNLAKKELERARNAYDDGEYGRAYGQATAAKAHAEFVIRMASKEWQNRVRIDAAVMARVFLHRVEIQLRIMEKSGMNVTKIETLVDQLKTAIENKDYDAIDALMAQIRQELLQMYAHGKGKFREHILLPDRAGRWQP